In Streptomyces sp. NBC_00569, a single genomic region encodes these proteins:
- a CDS encoding FAD binding domain-containing protein, which produces MRSFTYERATDAQAAVTAVSRTGAKFISGGTNLLDLMKLDIEKPSHLVDISRLPLRDIEELPDGGLRIGAQAANSDVAADARVRTRYPVLSEALVAGASGQLRNKASTGGNLLQRTRCPYFYDTAAGCNKRDPGSGCSAIGGFNRIHAVLGVSDSCIATHPSDMAVAMTMLEAEIELLDADGSVRRVAIADFYRLPGDTPHIETVLRPGEMITGVLLPPPPSGRQVYRKVRDRASYEFALISVAAVVSTDQGAISEVRVAFGGVAHKPWRSIEAEAALTGRPATMATYRAAAEDAMRDAVGQGHNDFKIELAKRTLCRTLAQAAQAS; this is translated from the coding sequence ATGAGGTCCTTCACCTACGAGCGGGCGACGGACGCACAGGCCGCCGTCACTGCGGTGTCCAGAACCGGCGCGAAGTTCATCAGCGGCGGCACCAACCTGCTCGACCTCATGAAGCTCGACATCGAGAAGCCCAGCCACCTGGTCGACATCAGCCGCCTGCCGTTGCGGGACATCGAGGAGCTCCCGGACGGCGGACTGCGGATCGGTGCACAGGCGGCTAACTCCGATGTGGCCGCCGATGCCCGAGTCCGTACCCGCTACCCGGTGCTGTCGGAGGCACTGGTGGCCGGTGCCTCGGGCCAGCTGCGCAACAAGGCGTCCACCGGGGGAAATCTGTTGCAGCGCACTCGCTGCCCCTACTTCTACGACACAGCTGCGGGCTGCAACAAACGGGATCCCGGTTCCGGATGCTCGGCCATCGGCGGATTCAACCGGATTCACGCCGTCCTCGGAGTCAGCGACTCCTGCATCGCCACCCACCCCTCGGACATGGCCGTCGCGATGACCATGCTGGAGGCGGAGATCGAACTGCTCGACGCCGACGGGTCGGTACGCCGCGTCGCCATCGCGGACTTCTACCGGCTGCCGGGCGACACCCCACACATCGAGACCGTCCTGCGTCCTGGCGAGATGATCACCGGCGTGCTCCTTCCCCCGCCGCCGTCGGGCCGGCAGGTCTACCGCAAGGTGCGAGACCGGGCGTCGTACGAGTTCGCGCTGATCTCCGTGGCGGCCGTCGTCTCGACCGATCAGGGAGCGATCAGTGAGGTGCGGGTGGCTTTCGGCGGTGTCGCGCACAAGCCCTGGCGGTCCATCGAGGCGGAGGCCGCGCTGACCGGCCGTCCCGCCACGATGGCCACCTATCGCGCCGCCGCCGAGGACGCGATGCGCGACGCCGTGGGGCAGGGGCACAACGACTTCAAGATCGAGCTGGCCAAGCGCACGCTGTGCCGCACGCTGGCACAAGCAGCTCAGGCGAGCTGA
- a CDS encoding xanthine dehydrogenase family protein molybdopterin-binding subunit yields the protein MIGQALNRVDGPLKVTGQATYAYEQWGAGQPLYGFIVGATIGKGRITRIDTEDAERAPGVKMVMTHHNAPTQGVRDESVPAEYWRAQPVLTGPDIHHYGEPVALVVATAFEQARAAADLVEVEYTSGQGRFNFAEQDDEVYIPKVVNAGLPTDTAVGDFDAGFNSAAVKVDQQYTTPYELSMPMEPHACLVEPRDEDLVVYVSCQIVDAARASVAATLRIAPERVHIVTPFVGGGFGSKLGIHSETILAALAARELRQPVKVAMTRQQIFQLVGNRPTTSQRVRLGAEPDGQLTAIAHDVTMHTNPDVEYAEQTAATTRSLYAAPHRLTSHRLAPLDLPPGTDVRAPGEAPGMLAVESAMDELAHALGMDPVELRILNEPTVDPERAVPYSDRHLIDCLREGARRFGWEHRPATPASVRDGRWLVGYGMSAAIRGHFQGPTAARVRLEADGTAVVQTDMTDLGTGTYTVLTQVAADGLGLPPDRVRIELGRSEFPTSWGSGGSWGAASSGNAVHGACMALREQLLDAACGDTRSPLHGLDPADAVFSDGNVVIGGASEALSKIVARNHPEGVEAEGGTRFMGDDPNYTDYSINTYGAHFAEVGVDADTAEIRLRRMLGVFSIGRALNAKTARSQLIGGMIWGAGAALEEEAVVDLRTGAFVNRDFAQYLVPVHADIPDVDAVILDGYDDKANALGAKGVGEVGICGAGASIANAVFNATGLRVRDFPITIEKVLPGLPLMETST from the coding sequence ATGATCGGGCAAGCTCTGAACCGCGTCGACGGCCCGCTGAAGGTCACCGGGCAGGCCACCTACGCCTACGAGCAGTGGGGGGCCGGCCAGCCTCTCTACGGGTTCATCGTCGGCGCGACGATCGGCAAAGGCCGCATCACCCGAATCGACACCGAGGACGCCGAACGCGCACCCGGCGTAAAGATGGTGATGACCCATCACAACGCCCCCACACAGGGTGTCCGTGACGAGTCCGTTCCGGCCGAGTACTGGCGCGCCCAGCCGGTGCTGACCGGCCCCGACATCCACCACTACGGCGAGCCGGTCGCACTCGTCGTCGCCACGGCCTTCGAGCAGGCCCGAGCGGCGGCCGATCTGGTCGAAGTCGAATACACCAGCGGGCAGGGGCGTTTCAATTTCGCCGAACAGGACGACGAGGTGTACATCCCGAAGGTGGTCAACGCCGGTCTCCCCACCGACACCGCGGTCGGCGACTTCGACGCCGGGTTCAACAGCGCGGCGGTCAAGGTCGACCAGCAGTACACGACACCGTACGAGCTCTCGATGCCGATGGAACCGCACGCGTGCCTCGTGGAACCCCGCGACGAGGACCTGGTCGTCTACGTCAGCTGCCAGATCGTCGACGCGGCGCGGGCCTCGGTCGCCGCCACGCTTCGGATCGCCCCGGAGCGCGTGCACATCGTCACCCCCTTCGTCGGCGGGGGATTCGGCTCCAAGCTGGGCATCCATTCCGAGACGATCCTGGCGGCGCTCGCCGCCCGCGAGTTGCGCCAACCGGTCAAGGTAGCGATGACCAGGCAACAGATCTTCCAGCTCGTCGGCAACCGCCCCACCACCAGCCAGCGGGTTCGACTGGGCGCGGAGCCGGACGGACAACTGACCGCGATCGCCCATGACGTCACCATGCACACCAACCCCGACGTGGAGTACGCCGAACAGACCGCCGCCACGACCCGCAGCCTCTACGCCGCACCCCACCGGTTGACCAGCCACCGGCTGGCGCCGCTCGATCTGCCGCCGGGGACCGACGTACGCGCACCGGGCGAAGCGCCGGGCATGCTCGCGGTCGAGTCGGCGATGGACGAACTGGCCCACGCGCTCGGGATGGACCCCGTCGAGCTGCGCATCCTCAACGAGCCCACCGTCGATCCCGAGCGAGCCGTCCCGTACAGCGACCGGCACCTGATCGACTGCCTGCGCGAAGGCGCGCGCCGGTTCGGCTGGGAGCACCGCCCGGCCACCCCGGCGAGTGTGCGTGACGGCCGATGGCTGGTCGGCTACGGCATGTCGGCCGCCATCCGCGGGCACTTCCAAGGGCCCACCGCGGCACGGGTCCGGCTGGAGGCCGACGGCACCGCCGTCGTCCAGACGGACATGACCGACCTCGGCACGGGCACGTACACCGTCCTGACCCAGGTCGCGGCCGACGGGCTCGGACTGCCGCCCGATCGGGTGCGGATCGAGCTCGGGCGTTCCGAGTTTCCCACCAGCTGGGGGTCCGGCGGCTCGTGGGGCGCCGCCAGCTCGGGCAATGCGGTGCACGGCGCGTGTATGGCCCTGCGCGAGCAGCTCCTGGACGCGGCATGCGGCGACACGCGCTCGCCGCTGCACGGACTGGACCCGGCAGACGCCGTGTTCTCCGATGGCAACGTGGTCATCGGCGGCGCGTCCGAGGCGCTGAGCAAGATCGTCGCACGCAACCATCCGGAAGGCGTCGAGGCGGAGGGCGGTACCCGCTTCATGGGCGACGATCCGAACTACACCGACTACTCGATCAACACCTACGGAGCCCACTTCGCCGAAGTGGGGGTCGACGCGGACACCGCCGAGATCCGGCTGCGGCGCATGCTCGGCGTGTTCTCCATCGGCCGCGCGCTCAACGCGAAGACGGCTCGCTCGCAGCTGATCGGCGGCATGATCTGGGGAGCCGGCGCAGCCCTCGAAGAAGAGGCCGTGGTCGACCTGCGAACCGGTGCCTTCGTCAACCGGGACTTCGCGCAATACCTGGTGCCGGTCCACGCCGACATCCCCGACGTCGACGCGGTCATCCTTGACGGGTACGACGACAAGGCCAACGCCCTGGGCGCGAAGGGCGTCGGCGAGGTGGGCATCTGCGGGGCCGGTGCGTCCATCGCGAACGCGGTGTTCAACGCCACCGGCCTGCGCGTGCGCGACTTCCCCATCACCATCGAGAAGGTGCTCCCCGGTCTGCCACTGATGGAGACGTCAACTTGA
- the denD gene encoding D-erythronate dehydrogenase, whose protein sequence is MRIVITGGFGFLGRQVAQALLEQRSFDGAPITRLVLADLFVPQDSTLAADPLVDVVQGDLTEHLGDLFAQPVDVVIHLAAAVSAECEVDFDLGMGANLDTTRALLEAARAQSAAGGATVRVVFASSVAVYGSDAALPLPEVVSESTLPTPQSSYGVQKRICEQLIAEYTRRGFLDGRVTRLMTVSVRPGKPNAAASGFLSGIVREPLAGLEATCPVSPDLRVALASPRRTVEGILRVAQAERGEGPGQLSGGLPVNLPALTVTVAEILDTLRQVAGDAVADLVKVAPDPAVEAIVGSWPAAFDNARAARLGLEPDADFAAVVHQYVADHPQAVTAEAAKPTPID, encoded by the coding sequence ATGAGGATCGTCATCACGGGTGGCTTCGGCTTCCTGGGCCGCCAGGTCGCACAGGCCCTTCTGGAGCAGCGCTCGTTCGACGGCGCACCCATCACCCGCCTCGTGCTCGCCGACCTCTTCGTGCCGCAGGACTCGACGCTGGCCGCCGACCCGCTCGTGGACGTGGTCCAGGGTGACCTGACCGAGCACCTCGGCGACCTGTTCGCACAGCCCGTGGACGTGGTCATCCACCTCGCGGCCGCGGTCTCCGCCGAGTGCGAGGTGGACTTCGACCTCGGTATGGGCGCCAACCTGGACACGACCCGCGCCCTCCTCGAGGCCGCGCGCGCCCAGTCGGCCGCCGGCGGTGCGACGGTACGGGTGGTCTTCGCCAGCAGCGTCGCCGTCTACGGCTCGGACGCGGCGCTGCCGCTTCCGGAGGTCGTCAGCGAGTCGACGCTGCCCACGCCGCAGTCCAGCTACGGAGTCCAGAAGCGGATCTGCGAGCAGCTGATCGCCGAGTACACCCGCCGCGGCTTCCTCGACGGGCGCGTCACCCGCCTGATGACGGTCTCGGTGCGCCCCGGCAAGCCGAACGCGGCGGCCTCCGGTTTCCTGTCCGGCATCGTCCGCGAGCCGCTGGCCGGCCTCGAGGCGACCTGCCCGGTCAGCCCGGATCTGCGGGTCGCCCTCGCCTCCCCGCGCCGCACCGTCGAGGGCATTCTGCGCGTGGCGCAGGCCGAGCGCGGCGAGGGCCCCGGGCAGCTGTCCGGCGGCCTCCCGGTCAACCTCCCTGCCCTCACGGTCACGGTCGCCGAGATCCTCGACACGCTGCGTCAGGTCGCAGGGGACGCCGTCGCCGACCTGGTGAAGGTCGCGCCGGACCCGGCCGTCGAAGCCATCGTCGGCTCCTGGCCGGCCGCCTTCGACAACGCCCGCGCGGCCCGGCTCGGCCTTGAGCCCGACGCGGACTTCGCGGCCGTGGTGCACCAGTACGTCGCCGACCACCCGCAGGCAGTCACCGCCGAGGCGGCCAAGCCCACGCCGATAGACTGA
- a CDS encoding RNA-guided endonuclease InsQ/TnpB family protein yields the protein MPEADQAAALAATLHTVNEAACWVSQVAFEHGVPREYELRKHTYAQLKARGLGAQSAQHVIKKTRDAYTTLAANLRAGNLGRPGSKRRRKAESKPITFRPEAAQPYDDRCLSWQYDAQTVSVWTTAGRMRGVRFACSPGALETLREHRRGECDLISRDGVFYLVATCDVPEQEAYAPDGFIGVDLGIVNIATTSTGHQAAGRGLNRYRKRQLNLRRKLQKKRTKSARRVLVRQRAREARHVRNTNHIIAKTIVTEAERTGRGIALEELKGIRARVRLRKPQRVTFHSWAFAQLGDFIVYKARRAGVPLVHVDPAYTSQQCCQCDHIDKNNRVDQARFICRGCGVVAHADRNASHNIARKGESVWNAGRESRVPATS from the coding sequence ATGCCGGAGGCCGACCAGGCCGCCGCGCTGGCGGCGACCCTGCACACCGTGAACGAAGCGGCATGCTGGGTGTCACAGGTGGCGTTCGAACATGGTGTTCCGCGTGAGTACGAGCTGCGCAAGCACACCTACGCCCAGTTGAAAGCACGCGGTCTCGGGGCGCAGTCGGCGCAGCACGTCATCAAGAAGACCCGCGACGCCTACACCACCCTGGCCGCGAACCTGCGCGCCGGGAACCTGGGCAGGCCGGGCTCGAAGCGGCGGCGCAAAGCAGAGTCCAAGCCAATCACGTTCCGGCCGGAGGCGGCGCAGCCGTACGACGACCGGTGCCTGTCGTGGCAGTACGACGCGCAGACCGTGTCTGTCTGGACGACCGCCGGACGTATGCGAGGCGTACGGTTCGCCTGCTCGCCAGGCGCGCTCGAGACGCTGCGCGAGCACCGGCGCGGCGAGTGTGATCTGATCAGCCGGGACGGCGTGTTCTATCTGGTCGCCACCTGCGATGTCCCCGAGCAAGAGGCGTACGCGCCGGACGGCTTTATCGGCGTGGACCTCGGCATCGTCAACATTGCCACCACCTCCACCGGACACCAGGCGGCCGGACGCGGCCTCAACCGGTACCGCAAGCGGCAGTTGAATCTGCGGCGCAAGCTCCAGAAGAAGCGCACCAAGTCGGCGCGCCGGGTCCTGGTACGTCAGCGCGCCAGGGAAGCTCGCCACGTCCGCAACACCAACCACATCATCGCCAAGACGATCGTGACCGAGGCTGAACGCACCGGACGCGGTATTGCCCTGGAAGAACTCAAGGGCATCCGCGCACGGGTACGGCTCCGCAAGCCACAACGGGTCACGTTCCACTCCTGGGCCTTCGCCCAGCTCGGGGATTTCATCGTCTACAAGGCCCGCCGGGCCGGTGTACCACTCGTCCACGTCGATCCGGCCTACACCTCGCAGCAGTGCTGCCAGTGCGACCACATCGACAAGAACAACCGTGTCGACCAGGCACGTTTTATCTGCCGGGGCTGCGGCGTCGTTGCGCACGCGGACCGGAACGCTTCCCACAACATCGCTCGCAAGGGCGAGAGCGTGTGGAACGCGGGGCGTGAGTCACGCGTCCCTGCCACCTCCTAG
- a CDS encoding helix-turn-helix domain-containing protein, translating into MPGGRLTQPERQQIALGLADGLAYAEIARNLERPTSTITREVMRNGGPTAYRADLAHRATEQRARRKQATPREAGTPAQAYGRDAEAVRAYEETFTTVLIQSGTPKMMARVMSCLTLTDTGSLTAAELVQRLQVSPASISKAVAFLESQGMVRRERDERRRERYVVDNDIMYQSMMASARSTAHMVDIARQGVGVLGSGTPAATRLENIARFLDYVSESIARAAEQARDILHTQPEPPKDSTT; encoded by the coding sequence ATGCCGGGAGGCAGACTTACCCAGCCGGAGCGTCAGCAGATCGCGCTGGGGCTGGCCGACGGCCTCGCCTACGCCGAGATCGCCAGAAATCTGGAGCGCCCGACGTCGACGATCACGCGTGAGGTGATGCGTAACGGCGGCCCGACCGCCTACCGCGCGGACCTCGCACACCGGGCCACGGAACAGCGGGCCCGCCGCAAGCAGGCCACGCCCCGGGAAGCGGGAACGCCGGCGCAGGCTTATGGGCGTGACGCGGAGGCGGTGCGCGCGTATGAGGAGACGTTCACGACCGTCCTCATACAGTCGGGCACACCGAAGATGATGGCGCGGGTGATGTCCTGCCTCACCCTCACCGACACCGGCAGTCTCACCGCCGCCGAACTCGTCCAGCGTCTCCAGGTCAGCCCCGCGTCCATCTCGAAGGCGGTCGCGTTTCTGGAGAGTCAGGGCATGGTCCGCCGGGAGCGCGATGAGCGTCGCCGTGAGCGATATGTCGTGGACAACGACATCATGTACCAGTCGATGATGGCGTCCGCCCGCTCCACCGCCCACATGGTCGACATCGCGCGGCAGGGTGTCGGTGTCCTCGGTTCAGGCACTCCGGCCGCGACCCGTCTGGAGAACATCGCCCGCTTCCTCGATTACGTCTCCGAAAGCATTGCGCGCGCGGCGGAACAGGCCCGCGACATCCTCCACACCCAACCCGAACCACCCAAGGACAGCACCACCTGA
- a CDS encoding 2Fe-2S iron-sulfur cluster-binding protein, with protein sequence MSDADPGTAGRSQGELAQLSAIELNVNDQVRRLEVDPRTSLLDALREHLRLSGTKKGCDHGQCGACTVLINGRRVNSCLTLAVMHEDDEIVTIEGLGVPDALHPMQRAFIERDGFQCGYCTPGQICSAVGMIAEVEAGWPSHATADVTSPRIALTDEEIRERMSGNICRCAAYPNIVAAIRGIADGGSA encoded by the coding sequence GTGAGTGATGCGGATCCGGGCACCGCGGGGCGGAGCCAGGGTGAGCTGGCCCAACTCTCGGCGATCGAGTTGAACGTCAATGACCAGGTGCGACGGCTTGAGGTGGATCCACGGACCTCGCTGCTCGACGCGCTGCGCGAGCACCTGCGCCTGAGCGGGACCAAAAAGGGGTGTGATCACGGGCAGTGCGGCGCCTGCACGGTGCTGATCAACGGCCGGCGCGTCAACTCCTGCCTGACGCTCGCCGTGATGCATGAGGACGACGAGATCGTGACGATCGAAGGCCTGGGCGTTCCTGATGCCCTGCACCCCATGCAACGCGCCTTCATCGAGCGTGACGGTTTCCAATGTGGCTACTGCACCCCCGGCCAGATCTGTTCGGCCGTAGGCATGATCGCCGAAGTGGAGGCGGGCTGGCCCAGCCATGCCACCGCTGACGTGACCTCGCCGCGGATCGCGTTGACCGATGAGGAGATCCGCGAGCGGATGAGCGGCAACATCTGTCGGTGCGCCGCCTATCCGAACATCGTCGCGGCCATCCGCGGCATCGCGGACGGAGGCTCTGCATGA
- a CDS encoding winged helix DNA-binding domain-containing protein translates to MSLTARQLTLATLDRQLLLERRRLDVAEAVRRVCALQAQTPASPYLALWNRVQDFAPEDLDAAFTHGRIVKATLMRITLHVVHAEDYEPYRAAMLSTLRASRLYDRRFTATGLTPNDADALLPELAAFLERPRTGAQVEDEVAGRHGEHAHRVWWALRTFAPVHHAPTGGPWSFTQPNTYRASTAGPAAAPQEADAGVQRLLLAYLRAFGPASAQDFARFTLLTRTVITKALNELGDQVVRVPGPGRAALFDLAGAAVPADDTPAPPRLLPMWDSTLLAHAVPGRLMPPEYRPLAVRRNGDVLPCMLVDGQVVGVWHAVHGGLELTAFRKLGRAAWQGLTEEAEKLSLLLADRDPAVYRRYGHWWDKGFPEVERTIVKG, encoded by the coding sequence ATGAGCCTCACTGCGCGACAGCTCACCCTGGCCACCTTGGACCGTCAGCTCTTGCTCGAACGCCGGCGCCTCGATGTGGCGGAGGCTGTACGCCGGGTCTGCGCTCTGCAGGCGCAGACACCGGCGTCCCCGTATCTGGCGCTGTGGAACCGTGTGCAGGACTTCGCGCCCGAGGACCTCGACGCAGCGTTCACACACGGCCGGATCGTGAAAGCAACCCTCATGCGGATCACGCTGCACGTCGTCCATGCCGAGGACTACGAGCCCTACCGCGCCGCCATGCTGAGCACGCTGCGGGCGTCGCGGCTGTACGACCGCCGTTTCACCGCAACAGGGCTGACCCCCAACGACGCCGACGCGCTGCTCCCAGAGCTCGCCGCGTTCCTGGAGCGGCCCCGCACCGGCGCTCAGGTGGAGGACGAGGTCGCGGGGAGACACGGCGAGCACGCACACCGCGTGTGGTGGGCGCTGCGTACGTTCGCGCCGGTGCACCATGCCCCGACCGGCGGCCCGTGGTCGTTCACACAGCCAAACACCTACCGCGCCTCCACGGCCGGTCCTGCGGCCGCGCCGCAGGAGGCCGACGCCGGGGTCCAGCGCCTGCTGCTCGCCTACCTGCGTGCGTTCGGTCCCGCGTCGGCCCAGGACTTCGCCCGGTTCACCCTGCTGACACGCACCGTGATAACCAAAGCGCTGAATGAGCTCGGCGACCAGGTGGTACGGGTTCCAGGCCCCGGCCGCGCCGCCCTGTTCGACCTGGCCGGCGCTGCCGTGCCCGCCGATGACACTCCGGCGCCGCCGAGGTTGCTGCCGATGTGGGACAGCACGCTGCTGGCTCACGCCGTCCCCGGGCGGCTCATGCCCCCGGAGTACCGGCCACTAGCCGTCCGGCGTAACGGCGACGTGCTGCCCTGCATGCTCGTCGACGGGCAGGTCGTCGGAGTGTGGCACGCAGTCCACGGCGGACTGGAACTGACCGCCTTCCGCAAGCTCGGCAGGGCTGCGTGGCAAGGTCTGACCGAGGAAGCGGAAAAGCTGTCATTGCTGCTCGCCGACCGCGATCCAGCCGTCTACCGGCGCTACGGACACTGGTGGGACAAGGGGTTTCCCGAGGTCGAGCGGACGATCGTCAAGGGCTGA
- a CDS encoding DUF4097 family beta strand repeat-containing protein — MQKFDTPTPITTTLNIPAGRIQFIAADRADTTVEILPADKSKSRDLKAAEQTTVTYADGVLRIEAAAAKNRILGNSGSVEVTVQLPAGSRIEAKTAAAELRGVGRLGDVTFEAAQATVKLDETTKTHLTLQAGDILVGRLNGPAQISTQKGDLNVAEATSGTVELRTEFGDITIGAARNTSATLNAGTTYGRIHNTLQNTTGTNAALTIHATTAHGDITAHSL, encoded by the coding sequence ATGCAGAAGTTCGACACCCCCACCCCCATCACCACCACCCTGAACATCCCCGCAGGCCGCATCCAGTTCATCGCCGCTGACCGCGCCGACACCACCGTCGAGATCCTGCCCGCCGACAAGTCCAAGAGCCGCGACCTCAAGGCCGCAGAACAGACCACGGTCACCTACGCCGACGGTGTTCTGCGCATCGAGGCTGCCGCCGCGAAGAACCGGATCCTCGGCAACTCCGGTTCCGTCGAAGTGACCGTCCAACTGCCCGCCGGCTCCCGCATCGAGGCGAAGACTGCCGCCGCCGAACTGCGCGGTGTGGGACGTCTCGGCGACGTCACCTTCGAAGCCGCACAGGCCACCGTCAAGCTCGACGAGACCACCAAGACCCACCTCACCCTCCAGGCCGGCGACATCCTGGTCGGCCGCCTGAACGGCCCCGCGCAGATCAGCACCCAAAAGGGCGACCTGAACGTCGCCGAGGCCACGAGCGGGACGGTCGAACTGCGCACCGAGTTCGGTGACATCACCATCGGCGCCGCCCGCAACACCTCCGCCACCCTCAACGCCGGCACCACCTACGGCCGCATCCACAACACCCTCCAGAACACCACAGGCACCAACGCCGCACTCACCATCCACGCCA
- a CDS encoding FadR/GntR family transcriptional regulator, which translates to MFTKVDGPVRLADRVAAMLADEIESGRLTTGDKLPTEVELVKQLGVSRTVIREAVSRLSNAGLVEARQGRGVFVLPRRTRPLDLEADTTGTSDTKAKVLQIVEVRRAMEGEAAELAATRATAADHARMRQALDAIDAAVAAGGDGADEDLAFHRSIAESTGNAVMVSTVRYLGEVSRGGIRVTRANEARRNDFFDAVREEHHAILAAIEEGNAKAARTAARRHLKHAAARLQKAGPEFWNAAQDLGVELDAAE; encoded by the coding sequence ATGTTTACCAAGGTGGACGGGCCGGTCCGGCTCGCGGACCGCGTCGCCGCGATGCTCGCGGACGAGATCGAGTCCGGGCGGCTGACCACGGGCGACAAGCTGCCGACCGAGGTGGAACTGGTCAAGCAGCTCGGCGTGAGCCGCACCGTGATCCGCGAGGCCGTGTCCCGGCTGAGCAACGCGGGCCTGGTCGAGGCGCGCCAGGGGCGGGGCGTCTTCGTCCTGCCCCGGCGCACCCGTCCCCTTGACCTCGAAGCCGACACCACCGGCACCTCCGACACCAAGGCCAAGGTGCTGCAGATCGTCGAGGTCCGCCGCGCCATGGAGGGCGAGGCGGCCGAACTGGCCGCCACCCGTGCCACCGCCGCCGACCACGCCCGGATGCGGCAGGCCCTGGACGCGATCGACGCGGCAGTCGCGGCGGGCGGCGACGGCGCCGACGAGGACCTGGCCTTCCACCGCTCCATCGCGGAGTCGACCGGCAACGCGGTCATGGTCTCCACCGTCCGCTACCTCGGCGAGGTGTCCCGCGGCGGTATCCGCGTCACCCGCGCGAACGAGGCCCGCCGGAACGACTTCTTCGACGCGGTCCGCGAGGAACACCACGCCATCCTGGCGGCCATCGAGGAGGGCAACGCCAAGGCGGCCCGCACCGCCGCCCGCCGCCACCTCAAACACGCGGCGGCCAGGCTCCAAAAGGCGGGCCCCGAGTTCTGGAACGCGGCACAGGACCTGGGCGTGGAACTCGACGCGGCCGAGTAG
- the otnI gene encoding 2-oxo-tetronate isomerase, whose amino-acid sequence MPRFAANLSTLYPEHDFLDRFAAAAADGFEAVEYLFPYAYEATELRRRLDAHGLRQVLFNAPPGDWDAGERGIAALPGREAEVRDGVDRALEYAAALDCPRVHMMAGLVPQNADPAPYRATYLSNLAYAAGQAAAVGVDILIEPINGRDMPGYFLSRQADAHTVVKEVGAPNLKVQLDLYHCQIVEGDLTATLRRDLPTGRVAHLQIAGVPDRHEPDAGELNLRHLMSVVDELGFDGWIGCEYFPKAGTSEGLGWRHKFQGDNA is encoded by the coding sequence ATGCCGAGGTTCGCCGCGAACCTGTCCACCCTGTATCCCGAACACGACTTCCTCGACCGCTTCGCCGCGGCCGCTGCGGACGGCTTCGAGGCCGTCGAGTACCTCTTCCCGTACGCGTACGAGGCGACCGAACTGCGGCGCCGTCTCGACGCGCACGGACTGCGGCAGGTGCTGTTCAACGCGCCGCCCGGGGACTGGGACGCGGGTGAGCGCGGGATCGCGGCGCTGCCCGGACGCGAGGCGGAGGTGCGCGACGGCGTCGACCGCGCCCTGGAGTACGCCGCCGCGCTCGACTGCCCGCGCGTGCACATGATGGCGGGCCTGGTACCGCAGAACGCCGACCCGGCGCCGTACCGCGCGACCTACCTGTCGAACCTCGCCTACGCCGCCGGACAGGCAGCGGCCGTCGGCGTCGACATCCTGATCGAGCCGATCAACGGCCGCGACATGCCGGGCTACTTCCTGAGCCGGCAGGCCGACGCCCACACGGTCGTGAAGGAGGTGGGCGCTCCCAACCTGAAGGTCCAGCTCGACCTGTACCACTGCCAGATCGTCGAGGGCGACCTCACCGCCACACTCCGCCGCGACCTGCCCACCGGCCGCGTCGCCCACCTCCAGATCGCGGGCGTGCCCGACCGTCACGAGCCCGATGCCGGGGAACTGAACCTCCGTCATCTCATGTCCGTCGTCGACGAGCTGGGCTTCGACGGCTGGATCGGCTGCGAGTACTTCCCCAAGGCCGGCACAAGCGAGGGTCTCGGCTGGCGACACAAGTTCCAAGGAGACAACGCATGA